In Paenibacillus sp. 1781tsa1, one DNA window encodes the following:
- a CDS encoding aldo/keto reductase gives MQYSYLGKSGLKVSRICLGTMNFGPATDEKEAFRIMDEALDAGVNFFDTANIYGWGENSGLTEEIIGRWFNQGGGRREKVVLATKVYGSMHDDTDGPNNEAGLSAYKIRRHLEGSLRRLQTDHIELYQMHHVDPAVSWNELWGAFENAVHQGKIGYVGSSNFAAWQIAIAQSEANNRHFLGLVSEQHKYSLNCRLPELEVLPAAKELGLGVIPWSPLDGGLLGRNALQKLEGTRSGGIAGRIEQQQTQLEDFAALCRDLGEPQDTVALAWVAANPAVTAPIIGPRTLEQFETALKCLDVTLDEAVLKRLDEIFPGPGGHAPNAYAW, from the coding sequence ATGCAATATTCGTATTTGGGTAAATCAGGTCTCAAGGTCAGTCGAATCTGTCTCGGTACCATGAATTTCGGGCCTGCTACAGATGAAAAAGAAGCTTTCCGCATTATGGACGAAGCACTCGATGCAGGGGTGAACTTTTTTGATACCGCTAACATTTACGGTTGGGGTGAAAATTCCGGTCTTACCGAAGAAATTATCGGACGCTGGTTCAACCAGGGTGGTGGCAGACGCGAGAAAGTAGTTCTGGCCACCAAAGTCTATGGCTCCATGCATGATGATACAGATGGCCCCAACAACGAAGCTGGCCTCTCCGCCTACAAAATCAGACGGCATCTAGAGGGTTCCCTCCGCCGCTTGCAGACCGATCATATCGAGCTGTACCAGATGCACCATGTTGACCCAGCCGTATCATGGAATGAACTGTGGGGCGCATTTGAGAATGCCGTTCATCAAGGTAAAATCGGTTATGTAGGATCGAGTAACTTTGCTGCATGGCAGATCGCAATCGCTCAAAGCGAAGCCAATAATCGTCATTTCCTCGGCCTGGTATCCGAACAACATAAATATAGCCTCAACTGTCGTTTGCCTGAGTTGGAAGTACTGCCTGCTGCCAAAGAACTGGGCCTCGGCGTCATTCCATGGAGTCCACTGGATGGTGGATTACTGGGACGTAACGCTCTTCAGAAGCTGGAGGGAACACGCAGCGGCGGCATCGCGGGACGAATTGAACAGCAACAGACTCAGCTTGAAGACTTCGCAGCACTCTGTCGTGATCTCGGCGAACCACAGGATACAGTGGCATTGGCCTGGGTTGCAGCCAATCCGGCAGTGACCGCCCCGATTATCGGACCGCGTACACTGGAGCAGTTTGAGACCGCACTCAAATGTCTGGATGTGACTCTGGATGAAGCCGTGCTCAAACGTCTGGATGAGATTTTTCCGGGTCCAGGTGGACATGCACCTAATGCATACGCGTGGTAA
- the leuB gene encoding 3-isopropylmalate dehydrogenase — MADVKKIAVIAGDGIGPEVVAEAEKVLKRTEEVFGYRFETEHALFGGIAIDEKGTPLPEETLSVCKSADAVLLGAVGGPKWDNNSKELRPETGLLGIRKALGLFSNLRPAVVFDCLKDASTLKPEVLEGTDLMVVRELTGGIYFGEKFRRESAQGEEAVDTCAYNVTEVERIVRQAFEIAQGRRKKLASVDKANVLETSRLWREVVNRVAPDYPDVELEHVLVDNCAMQLLRRPASFDVIVTENMFGDILSDEAAMLTGSIGMLASASLGEGSFGLYEPVHGSAPDIAGQGLANPIATILSLALMFRTTFGYAEGADAIEAAVSDVLNAGHRTSDIAVDKSTAISTTEMGDLIVAAIQKQA, encoded by the coding sequence ATGGCAGACGTGAAAAAAATTGCAGTTATTGCAGGTGACGGAATCGGACCTGAAGTCGTAGCTGAGGCTGAGAAAGTTCTTAAACGTACGGAGGAAGTATTCGGTTATCGTTTTGAGACAGAGCACGCCCTGTTTGGCGGAATCGCGATTGATGAGAAGGGTACACCTCTTCCGGAAGAAACACTGAGCGTATGTAAAAGTGCAGATGCAGTCCTGCTTGGAGCGGTTGGCGGTCCAAAATGGGATAATAACAGCAAGGAACTTCGCCCGGAAACAGGCCTGCTGGGTATTCGCAAAGCACTCGGATTGTTCTCTAACCTGCGTCCGGCTGTCGTATTTGATTGCTTGAAAGATGCTTCAACGTTGAAGCCGGAAGTACTTGAAGGTACTGATCTGATGGTAGTACGTGAATTGACAGGTGGTATCTACTTCGGTGAGAAGTTCAGACGTGAAAGTGCACAGGGTGAAGAGGCAGTAGATACTTGTGCATATAATGTAACAGAAGTGGAGCGGATCGTTCGTCAGGCATTCGAAATTGCGCAAGGACGTCGCAAAAAGCTGGCTTCTGTAGACAAAGCCAACGTCTTGGAAACCTCCCGTCTCTGGCGTGAAGTTGTGAATCGGGTAGCACCTGATTATCCGGATGTTGAACTGGAGCATGTGTTGGTAGACAACTGCGCGATGCAATTGCTTCGTCGTCCAGCCAGCTTTGATGTTATTGTAACGGAAAACATGTTCGGAGATATCTTGAGTGATGAAGCAGCGATGCTGACGGGTTCCATCGGTATGCTTGCATCTGCATCACTGGGAGAAGGCAGCTTCGGACTATATGAACCGGTACACGGTTCTGCACCGGATATCGCAGGTCAAGGCCTCGCTAATCCGATTGCAACCATTCTCTCTTTGGCGTTGATGTTCCGCACAACCTTTGGTTATGCAGAAGGTGCAGATGCTATTGAAGCAGCTGTGTCGGATGTATTGAACGCAGGACACCGCACGAGTGATATTGCTGTAGACAAGAGCACAGCGATCAGCACGACCGAAATGGGCGATTTGATCGTGGCGGCTATTCAGAAACAAGCGTAA
- a CDS encoding peroxiredoxin, protein MAERLVGRPAPDFAMETVSGDGQDFGSVKLSDYRGKWLVFFFYPLDFTFVCPTEITALSVASEQFKALDTEILGVSVDSVHSHKAWINTPVDSNGLGQLNFPLASDITKQVAKDYGVLIEEEGVALRGLFIIDPEGELKYQVVNHNDVGRSVEETLRVLQALQSGGLCAMNWKPGDNNL, encoded by the coding sequence ATGGCAGAACGTTTGGTTGGTAGACCAGCACCGGATTTCGCAATGGAAACAGTATCAGGAGACGGACAAGATTTCGGTTCCGTTAAACTGTCCGATTATCGTGGCAAATGGCTTGTATTCTTCTTTTATCCTTTGGACTTCACATTTGTGTGCCCAACTGAAATTACAGCTTTGAGCGTTGCTTCCGAGCAATTCAAAGCTTTGGATACAGAAATCCTTGGCGTGAGCGTAGACTCCGTACACAGCCACAAAGCATGGATCAACACACCTGTAGACAGCAATGGTCTGGGTCAATTGAATTTCCCGCTGGCTTCTGACATCACGAAGCAAGTGGCTAAAGATTACGGCGTTCTGATCGAAGAAGAAGGCGTAGCATTGCGCGGCCTGTTCATCATCGATCCAGAAGGCGAATTGAAATATCAAGTGGTTAACCACAACGATGTAGGCCGTAGTGTTGAAGAAACACTTCGCGTACTGCAAGCACTGCAATCCGGCGGATTGTGTGCAATGAACTGGAAACCAGGCGACAATAACCTGTAA
- a CDS encoding PAS domain-containing sensor histidine kinase, whose amino-acid sequence MISEFQDTVPQPTDGFPPVHLDNNKYENVLEHLDSGIMLFDSHGVLTFINVQMAKLLELPRSLLSGCTLMQMLHHPQMSRFKKKKILRIYRETIFHRKRYHELIDEYGRHWLVTVTYGDQMDGDFLFSVKDVSDYKQIEQTAYQNDKLAMLGRISASIAHEIRNPLTAIRGFIQLLRPHLLQLGKDEYARIILTEIDRANDIIYEFLNSSKPSAPQKTVMSVDSLLKEVVLLTESEGLMKGCEIILDEGDAPLNVSIDVKQIKQVILNMVKNAMDAIEEVGEEHTGLIRISTATENKFVQISIADNGHGMDHNTLVRLFDPFFTTKESGTGLGLSVSYRIIKNHGGTISVDSKKGEGTRFMIMLPLVF is encoded by the coding sequence ATGATTAGTGAATTTCAGGATACAGTGCCTCAACCAACGGATGGATTCCCGCCTGTGCATCTGGATAACAACAAGTACGAGAATGTACTGGAACATCTGGATAGCGGTATTATGTTGTTTGACAGTCACGGTGTATTGACGTTTATTAACGTTCAGATGGCAAAGTTGTTGGAACTTCCGAGAAGTCTGTTGAGCGGCTGCACCCTGATGCAAATGCTGCATCATCCGCAGATGAGCCGATTCAAGAAAAAGAAAATTTTACGTATTTATCGGGAAACCATTTTTCACCGTAAGCGCTATCATGAGTTGATTGATGAATACGGAAGGCATTGGCTGGTTACTGTGACGTACGGTGATCAGATGGATGGGGACTTTTTGTTCAGCGTCAAAGATGTATCTGATTATAAACAAATTGAACAGACCGCTTATCAAAATGACAAACTTGCGATGCTGGGGCGGATTTCAGCATCTATTGCTCATGAAATTCGTAATCCGTTGACTGCAATCCGTGGGTTCATCCAATTGCTCAGGCCCCATTTGCTACAGCTCGGCAAAGACGAGTACGCGCGGATCATATTGACGGAGATTGATCGGGCGAACGACATCATCTACGAATTTTTGAATTCTTCCAAACCGTCGGCTCCACAAAAGACCGTGATGTCCGTCGACTCTTTACTCAAAGAGGTGGTCTTGCTGACAGAAAGCGAAGGTTTGATGAAGGGATGCGAGATCATACTGGATGAAGGGGATGCCCCGCTGAATGTGTCCATTGATGTCAAACAGATTAAGCAGGTTATTTTGAATATGGTGAAAAATGCAATGGATGCCATTGAGGAAGTCGGCGAAGAACATACCGGTCTAATTCGAATATCTACTGCCACGGAAAACAAGTTCGTGCAGATCTCCATCGCGGATAACGGTCATGGGATGGACCATAACACGCTTGTACGTCTGTTTGACCCATTCTTCACGACCAAGGAGAGCGGAACAGGGCTTGGACTCTCCGTGAGTTACCGAATCATCAAGAACCATGGAGGTACCATCTCTGTGGATAGCAAAAAAGGCGAAGGTACGCGGTTTATGATTATGTTACCTTTGGTATTTTGA
- a CDS encoding MoxR family ATPase → MEIQGMERMNQQLMDHVGKVIVGKEHTIELVMTAIIASGHVLLEDVPGTGKTMLAKSVASSLDCTFQRIQFTPDLLPSDLTGIHFFNQKEGDFEFRPGPLFANLVLADEINRATPRTQSSLLECMEERQISIDGSTRQLERPFIVIATQNPVDNQGTFPLPEAQMDRFMMKIRMGYPSSEESVEILRRTVASRSVDDLTAVISREELLKAQDTYKTVQINEDLLRYIIQLTEATRQHPELSLGVSPRGAQALLKASQAWAALHGRDFVLPDDIKVLAEPVLAHRLVFRNRVRQQEGLAERIIQELLNQTEVPTENLATSGR, encoded by the coding sequence ATGGAAATCCAAGGAATGGAACGAATGAATCAACAATTGATGGATCACGTGGGGAAAGTGATTGTGGGAAAAGAGCATACCATAGAGCTGGTGATGACAGCGATTATAGCGTCAGGACATGTGCTGCTGGAGGATGTACCGGGTACCGGGAAAACGATGCTCGCCAAATCGGTAGCCTCTTCATTGGACTGCACATTCCAACGTATACAGTTTACACCGGACTTGCTGCCCTCTGACTTAACAGGAATTCATTTTTTTAATCAAAAAGAAGGTGATTTTGAATTCAGACCGGGGCCCTTGTTTGCCAATCTTGTACTAGCCGATGAAATTAACCGGGCTACACCACGTACGCAATCAAGCTTGCTGGAGTGCATGGAAGAGCGCCAGATCAGTATCGACGGCTCAACGAGACAGCTGGAACGGCCATTTATCGTTATTGCCACCCAGAACCCCGTAGATAACCAGGGAACTTTTCCGCTACCTGAGGCTCAGATGGATCGTTTTATGATGAAAATTCGCATGGGTTATCCAAGCAGTGAAGAGAGTGTAGAAATTTTGAGACGTACGGTAGCCAGCCGTTCTGTTGATGATCTCACGGCAGTGATCAGTCGTGAAGAACTTTTAAAGGCACAGGATACGTATAAAACAGTGCAAATCAACGAAGATTTGCTACGATATATCATTCAGTTAACTGAAGCCACAAGGCAACATCCCGAGCTCTCGCTTGGCGTAAGTCCACGAGGGGCTCAGGCATTACTCAAGGCAAGTCAGGCATGGGCTGCACTGCATGGCAGAGACTTTGTTTTGCCTGATGATATTAAAGTTCTGGCGGAACCTGTGCTGGCCCACCGACTTGTATTCCGTAACCGGGTCAGACAACAAGAGGGCTTGGCTGAGCGTATCATCCAGGAACTTCTGAATCAGACAGAAGTGCCTACGGAGAATCTCGCTACAAGCGGGCGTTAA
- a CDS encoding DUF58 domain-containing protein, which produces MALLWLVLVGGIVVVIHGVWFGRPALRKLKYSRQFSKLRCYAGDELEMVETISNEKRVSVPWLRLESMMPVSFVFRSGSGMDISQGEIYQNHKSIFTLKPFTRITRKHPFACTQRGIYPLNTATMTGGDLFGVWRSTKPIPLQMSMVVYPSLVNAEDLPAIYQVWQGEVEVSRWIVEDPFLILGVRPYGAGDPMNRIHWKASARTGELQVYKQGWTADPQSWIVVNIQESADMWSVVTRPEKIERALRYAATAAVDAIGRGLPAGFAHNGYHVGGGRDTLRIEPDYGTPHLERLLEAMAETELKCMVPMEQFLNDEVRLNEEAQQIRSYLLITSYVSAAMEHEIARLHEQGHRVTILPVEDVKGNTKAVSA; this is translated from the coding sequence ATGGCATTATTATGGCTTGTCCTTGTTGGAGGCATTGTCGTTGTTATACATGGTGTGTGGTTCGGACGCCCTGCACTGCGAAAGCTCAAGTACAGCAGACAATTCAGCAAGCTGCGTTGTTACGCTGGAGATGAACTTGAGATGGTGGAGACGATATCGAATGAGAAACGGGTCTCCGTACCGTGGCTCAGACTTGAGTCGATGATGCCGGTGTCGTTTGTATTTCGTTCCGGTTCAGGTATGGATATTAGCCAAGGCGAAATCTATCAGAACCATAAGAGTATTTTTACGTTGAAACCGTTTACTCGTATTACGCGCAAGCATCCTTTTGCATGTACTCAGCGTGGGATTTATCCATTAAATACAGCAACGATGACAGGTGGGGATCTCTTTGGCGTGTGGCGTTCCACCAAACCGATTCCTTTGCAAATGTCTATGGTCGTGTATCCTTCATTAGTGAATGCAGAGGATCTTCCTGCAATTTATCAGGTATGGCAGGGAGAAGTGGAAGTATCACGATGGATCGTTGAAGATCCTTTCTTGATTCTGGGTGTTCGGCCTTATGGCGCAGGCGACCCCATGAATCGTATTCACTGGAAAGCGAGTGCACGTACAGGTGAATTACAAGTCTACAAGCAGGGGTGGACAGCTGATCCGCAATCCTGGATTGTAGTGAATATTCAGGAATCTGCAGATATGTGGAGTGTTGTCACTCGACCGGAAAAGATTGAACGGGCACTCCGTTACGCTGCCACGGCTGCAGTGGATGCCATCGGTAGAGGATTGCCGGCAGGCTTCGCCCATAATGGTTATCATGTGGGTGGAGGCCGCGATACACTTCGGATAGAGCCGGATTATGGTACACCCCATCTGGAACGGTTACTGGAAGCTATGGCGGAGACAGAGCTGAAATGCATGGTACCCATGGAGCAATTCCTGAATGATGAAGTACGGCTGAATGAAGAAGCACAGCAAATCCGCAGCTATCTGCTGATTACATCCTATGTATCTGCCGCTATGGAGCATGAGATTGCACGTCTGCACGAACAAGGACATCGTGTGACAATTCTCCCGGTAGAAGACGTAAAGGGTAATACGAAGGCGGTGAGTGCATGA
- a CDS encoding DUF4129 domain-containing protein encodes MSSRQAATTKGLIAMFAVLMAGIYLFPIFTLASFYAMEHLPYILFILVVLVGWLGQFIQHKIPDFSEKSTFIRGVTALIVGFFFGLVVGMSLILPLPDIITLVLCGVISAYAGLTFQPVFHSVMLWRLQIMGVISAIVLMIASNSLEFMQPIRTYTLWIYIAGVISFAFWLVGRYMLQLDQAMLNDGKRRLVLRDFARANHQRFMWMFIVIVAIGAFPSLAAWLGPLRDRLLAWIRGWFGPISGEEPQLPMDNPNQPINIPNDWREPPSEPSVLWNILGWVVMCAVAGAILWLLLRLGQKTINRLMDRFKGMLQPGEKKAEPRTEYIDVSETLDAPAKVRKNWFRKKEVVPAQDAERVRYYYRTWIDRATHRGVGIQGTHTPLEAAQTIIQNGVRLEEDELSARLPDTYNSVRYGEKVPDQSDMVEIDRIWKSYRSK; translated from the coding sequence ATGAGCAGCAGACAGGCAGCGACGACCAAGGGACTCATAGCGATGTTTGCCGTCTTGATGGCTGGTATATACCTATTCCCGATATTTACGCTCGCTTCATTCTATGCCATGGAACATTTGCCGTATATATTATTCATCCTGGTTGTTCTCGTGGGTTGGTTGGGACAATTCATTCAGCATAAAATACCGGATTTTAGCGAGAAAAGTACATTTATTCGTGGAGTAACGGCACTCATCGTAGGATTTTTCTTCGGACTCGTTGTTGGGATGAGCCTCATTCTCCCGTTGCCGGATATCATCACATTGGTACTGTGCGGAGTTATCTCGGCTTATGCAGGTCTGACCTTCCAGCCAGTCTTTCATTCTGTAATGTTATGGCGCTTGCAGATTATGGGTGTAATCAGTGCAATTGTACTTATGATTGCTTCGAATTCATTAGAATTCATGCAGCCGATACGAACCTATACCCTATGGATTTATATTGCTGGAGTGATCAGCTTTGCCTTTTGGCTGGTTGGACGATATATGCTGCAACTGGATCAGGCAATGCTCAATGACGGCAAGAGAAGATTGGTATTACGAGATTTTGCACGTGCGAATCATCAGCGGTTCATGTGGATGTTTATTGTCATCGTCGCGATCGGTGCTTTCCCAAGTCTGGCAGCCTGGTTGGGGCCACTACGTGACCGCTTGCTCGCATGGATCAGGGGATGGTTTGGTCCGATTTCCGGCGAGGAGCCACAATTGCCTATGGACAACCCCAATCAGCCGATAAATATCCCGAATGACTGGAGAGAGCCCCCATCCGAGCCTTCAGTCCTCTGGAACATTCTGGGGTGGGTAGTGATGTGTGCTGTAGCAGGAGCAATCCTGTGGCTGCTTCTGAGGTTGGGTCAAAAAACGATAAACAGACTTATGGATCGATTCAAGGGGATGTTACAACCAGGTGAAAAGAAGGCAGAACCACGGACGGAGTATATCGATGTCAGTGAGACGCTTGATGCGCCAGCAAAAGTCCGAAAGAATTGGTTTCGGAAAAAAGAAGTGGTACCTGCACAGGATGCTGAACGTGTTCGGTATTACTATCGGACTTGGATTGATAGAGCTACTCATCGAGGAGTGGGAATACAGGGGACGCACACTCCGCTCGAGGCTGCACAGACCATTATTCAGAATGGTGTAAGGCTAGAAGAAGATGAGCTGTCTGCGAGACTTCCTGATACGTATAACAGCGTGCGGTATGGAGAAAAGGTTCCGGATCAATCCGATATGGTTGAGATTGACCGAATCTGGAAATCTTATCGAAGTAAATAA
- a CDS encoding aldolase catalytic domain-containing protein yields MKTNHCKIVDCTIRDGGLVNNWDFSVDFVQQLYAGLNEAGVDYMEIGYKNSPKLLKGAEEAGPWRFLNDDFLRKVIPQKGNTKLSALVDVGRVDENDILPRSESMLDLIRVACYSKDVDKALALVQTFHDRGYETTLNIMALSNVMENELLEAFELIKESAVDVVYIVDSYGSLDHNDVKYLVEKFKTHLPNKRLGVHTHNNMQLAFSNTLVAAELGVELLDASVYGMGRAAGNCPTELLVAHLKGTKYNLRPVLGVLEQLMVPLREKEEWGYILPYMITGALDEHPRSAMAIRSSEDKDKVVDFYDKLTTPEVNFDK; encoded by the coding sequence ATGAAGACAAATCATTGCAAAATTGTAGATTGTACGATCCGTGATGGCGGATTGGTAAATAATTGGGACTTTAGCGTGGACTTTGTTCAACAGCTGTATGCTGGATTGAATGAAGCTGGCGTTGATTATATGGAAATTGGATATAAAAACTCTCCGAAGTTACTGAAAGGTGCCGAGGAAGCAGGACCATGGCGTTTTCTGAATGATGATTTCTTGCGTAAAGTGATTCCTCAAAAAGGCAATACCAAACTGTCTGCACTGGTTGACGTTGGACGTGTGGACGAGAATGATATCTTGCCACGCAGCGAGAGCATGCTGGATCTGATCCGGGTTGCCTGCTACAGCAAAGATGTAGATAAGGCACTTGCGCTGGTTCAAACATTCCATGATCGTGGATATGAAACTACACTTAATATTATGGCACTCTCTAATGTCATGGAGAATGAGTTGCTGGAAGCATTTGAATTGATCAAAGAAAGTGCTGTGGATGTTGTCTACATTGTAGATTCTTACGGTAGTCTGGATCATAATGATGTGAAATATCTGGTAGAGAAGTTCAAGACTCATTTGCCTAACAAACGTCTTGGTGTTCACACACATAATAATATGCAGCTTGCGTTTTCTAACACATTGGTTGCGGCGGAACTCGGCGTTGAGCTGCTTGATGCTTCTGTGTATGGTATGGGACGTGCGGCAGGAAACTGTCCAACCGAATTGCTGGTAGCTCATCTGAAGGGAACAAAATACAATCTGCGTCCAGTACTTGGGGTATTGGAACAGTTGATGGTTCCACTGAGAGAAAAAGAAGAATGGGGTTACATTCTGCCTTACATGATTACAGGTGCGTTGGACGAGCATCCACGTTCAGCGATGGCGATTCGCTCATCGGAAGACAAGGATAAGGTTGTTGATTTCTATGATAAATTAACAACACCAGAAGTGAATTTTGATAAGTAA
- a CDS encoding EAL domain-containing protein, translated as MKVNLQDQRKISWVAVCGLLCFLASQWFRSSSSSDLIISGYPVLTLLGGFAAAAACIGIYNQSWLFRTQKLTLRRTLLTTLFLLIGLFELVHIVSFAEEIPNGAMMESEFSLMMTTMGSLVCSVGLLLVYTLNEKEIALPRKFLLFSGTLGTFVILYILAIQEWSMLPSMLDGEVLGGIFTRVHFMVGLLYGIIAVLLFVQWKKTNDGDLPTILCGILCFFFGECYFVSATGVNDLNLLLGLLSNCMAYFFIQKGLYTSVVDTPFLQQQVAEAKMNYIAHHDDVTGLPNRRRLSQQLKKMMDDAVVEEQLVGVLVLNINRFKTINDSLGQQAANRVLRQVGQRLKHSSLPGEEVFGLGRDEFALTMRDFSSTDTALRRTRSILQLFEKPVLVDGNEYHLTLGIGMAIFPHDGESPQEIIQNADTALHSAKEQGMELNRFAHAMQMKAQERLQLENDLRKALDRGQFYLVYQPQVNLQSGLIVGMEALVRWQHPQRGSVSPAEFIPLAEESGLIVPLGEWVLREACAQNKQWQEAGYRKLCVSVNLSMRQFRHSHLLDNINGILKETGLEPVWLELEITESMTFDKDRSFEQLRKIKEIGVHISIDDFGTGYSSLHYLKDLPIDRLKIDRSFVNEVMEDSNNAAIVSTITSMAHHLQLKVTAEGVENEDQMVFLRNQHCHEAQGYFFSKPIKAAEFEKQFLRDVDKPTG; from the coding sequence ATGAAGGTTAATCTGCAAGATCAGAGAAAAATAAGTTGGGTCGCTGTTTGCGGCTTATTGTGTTTCCTCGCAAGTCAATGGTTTCGTTCTTCTTCAAGCTCTGATCTGATCATATCGGGTTACCCGGTTTTGACACTCTTGGGTGGATTCGCTGCGGCAGCGGCTTGTATCGGCATCTACAATCAAAGCTGGTTATTTCGGACACAGAAGCTAACTCTTCGCAGGACATTATTGACAACACTCTTTTTATTGATTGGTCTGTTTGAACTGGTTCATATCGTTTCATTTGCAGAAGAGATTCCAAATGGAGCCATGATGGAATCGGAGTTCTCCTTAATGATGACAACCATGGGATCTTTGGTATGTTCCGTAGGTTTACTGCTCGTGTATACCTTAAATGAGAAAGAAATTGCATTACCACGCAAATTCTTACTGTTCAGTGGGACATTGGGTACCTTTGTTATTTTGTACATACTGGCTATTCAGGAATGGAGTATGTTACCAAGTATGCTTGATGGGGAAGTGCTTGGTGGTATCTTCACCCGCGTTCATTTTATGGTCGGACTGCTCTATGGCATTATTGCAGTTCTTTTGTTTGTACAATGGAAAAAAACCAATGATGGTGATCTACCAACCATTCTATGTGGCATTCTGTGTTTCTTTTTTGGTGAATGTTATTTTGTTTCAGCAACTGGGGTGAATGATCTCAATCTGCTGTTAGGATTGCTGAGTAATTGTATGGCATATTTTTTCATTCAAAAAGGACTGTATACTTCCGTAGTGGACACGCCTTTTCTGCAACAGCAGGTCGCGGAAGCCAAGATGAACTATATTGCTCATCATGATGATGTAACAGGACTTCCAAACCGTCGTCGTCTTTCACAACAGTTGAAAAAGATGATGGATGATGCCGTGGTGGAGGAACAGCTTGTTGGTGTACTGGTCCTGAATATTAATCGGTTCAAGACCATTAATGATTCGCTCGGACAGCAAGCAGCTAACCGGGTTTTGCGTCAGGTAGGTCAACGACTGAAACATTCGTCACTTCCAGGAGAAGAAGTTTTTGGTTTGGGAAGAGATGAGTTTGCATTGACGATGAGGGATTTTAGTTCAACTGATACGGCGTTGCGTCGGACAAGATCCATTCTGCAACTTTTTGAGAAGCCGGTCTTGGTTGATGGCAATGAGTATCATCTTACACTTGGAATCGGGATGGCCATTTTCCCACATGATGGTGAGTCGCCGCAGGAGATTATTCAGAATGCAGATACGGCTCTGCATAGTGCAAAGGAACAGGGAATGGAACTGAATCGTTTTGCCCATGCAATGCAGATGAAGGCACAGGAGCGTTTGCAGCTTGAGAATGATCTGCGCAAGGCGTTGGATCGAGGTCAGTTCTACCTCGTCTACCAGCCGCAGGTTAATCTGCAGAGTGGGCTAATCGTGGGCATGGAAGCATTGGTGCGTTGGCAGCATCCACAGCGAGGCTCGGTATCTCCGGCGGAATTTATTCCGCTGGCAGAAGAAAGCGGGCTCATTGTGCCGCTTGGCGAATGGGTGCTTCGTGAAGCATGTGCACAGAACAAACAGTGGCAGGAAGCCGGTTATCGTAAACTGTGTGTGTCAGTGAATCTGTCGATGAGACAATTCAGACATTCCCATTTATTGGACAATATCAATGGCATTCTAAAAGAGACAGGGCTGGAGCCTGTATGGCTTGAACTGGAGATTACAGAGAGTATGACATTTGACAAAGACCGATCCTTCGAACAGTTGCGCAAAATCAAAGAAATTGGTGTGCATATCAGTATTGATGATTTTGGAACGGGATACAGCTCGTTGCACTATCTGAAGGATCTGCCGATTGATCGGCTCAAGATTGACCGTTCGTTCGTTAATGAAGTCATGGAGGACAGCAATAACGCTGCGATTGTATCTACCATCACTTCAATGGCGCATCATTTACAATTGAAAGTGACTGCGGAGGGCGTGGAGAACGAAGATCAGATGGTCTTTCTTCGCAATCAACATTGTCACGAGGCTCAGGGTTATTTCTTCAGTAAACCGATTAAAGCCGCAGAATTTGAAAAGCAGTTTTTGAGAGATGTGGATAAGCCCACAGGATAG